The Acidobacteriota bacterium genome has a segment encoding these proteins:
- a CDS encoding OmpA family protein: MQKQRVFWCVSVWLAFSCILWAREPFEERPTPSLSGETGLYKVLRADTLCARQLTVQVSLENWDRDPGDISYDEYALSFGYGLTDKLEVSLSLRAVELDMRNPTPETGSLIPPFFRGKFITEPEENEGTGNPHMGVKYNFLPERKGRIGLAVHAYFELPRGDEEPNACTDNIDNDGDGMVDESDECLGGFKGTGKTEYGGTLIATKKLGLLEVSLNAGYVAFDKTSIPNRYSMNDWITYGLGLRVPIRKPFQVLGEIWGYSLAEDKKVTPEIAANLETLLALTAGTLSSEIGKEIPDDDRIYYHLGAQWQFRNGVTLSCAGRYTSMDDILDGATIDGRIKDIEGWGIIAKISYTSGCKVREVKKPRPDIIAERELAEKEVRPEVEMANLPPHLRLEPEVEIVRPGQTVRIRGLGEDPEGEDLAYAWAPEKGRIIGEGQDVLWQAPEDCDEPVVIRGSVSDPHGASAGATTILKVFCPEIPTPIDRVFFEFDRYSITEEATVVLNRIAKQLLDNPRLWVYINGYTCNIGSDAYNLALSKRRAEMVKQDLVRQGVPRGRITAIGRGESNPAFDNSVEETRRFNRRAEFQFSE; the protein is encoded by the coding sequence ATGCAGAAGCAACGGGTCTTCTGGTGTGTCTCGGTTTGGCTTGCGTTCTCGTGTATTTTGTGGGCGCGAGAGCCTTTCGAGGAGCGCCCCACGCCAAGCCTTTCCGGCGAAACCGGCCTCTATAAGGTGCTCCGCGCCGACACGCTGTGCGCTCGCCAGCTCACGGTGCAGGTTTCCCTGGAAAACTGGGACCGCGACCCGGGTGATATTTCCTACGACGAGTACGCCCTCTCGTTCGGCTACGGCCTCACGGACAAGCTGGAAGTGAGCCTCAGCCTCCGGGCCGTCGAGCTCGACATGCGCAACCCTACGCCGGAAACCGGTTCCCTTATACCCCCCTTCTTCCGGGGCAAATTCATCACGGAACCCGAGGAAAACGAAGGGACGGGCAATCCCCACATGGGCGTCAAATACAATTTCCTCCCCGAGCGAAAAGGGCGCATCGGCCTCGCCGTGCATGCCTACTTTGAGCTTCCTCGCGGCGACGAAGAACCGAACGCTTGCACCGACAACATAGACAACGACGGGGACGGCATGGTGGACGAATCCGATGAGTGCCTGGGCGGCTTCAAGGGCACGGGCAAGACCGAGTACGGCGGGACGCTCATCGCCACGAAAAAACTCGGCCTCCTGGAGGTATCCCTTAACGCAGGCTACGTCGCGTTTGACAAGACGAGCATCCCGAACCGCTATTCCATGAACGACTGGATTACCTACGGCCTAGGCCTGCGGGTGCCTATAAGGAAGCCTTTCCAGGTCCTCGGCGAGATATGGGGATATTCGCTCGCGGAGGACAAAAAAGTGACGCCCGAGATAGCGGCAAACCTGGAAACACTCCTTGCCCTGACCGCTGGCACCCTGAGTTCCGAGATAGGAAAAGAGATTCCGGACGACGACCGCATCTATTACCATCTGGGCGCCCAGTGGCAGTTCCGAAACGGCGTCACGCTGAGCTGCGCGGGGCGCTATACGAGCATGGACGACATTCTGGACGGTGCCACGATAGACGGCAGAATCAAGGATATTGAAGGCTGGGGCATAATCGCGAAAATCTCCTACACCTCGGGCTGCAAGGTGCGCGAGGTGAAGAAGCCGCGCCCCGACATCATCGCCGAGCGCGAGCTTGCCGAGAAGGAGGTGCGGCCGGAGGTGGAGATGGCCAACCTGCCGCCGCACCTGCGCCTCGAGCCCGAAGTCGAAATCGTCCGCCCCGGCCAGACGGTGCGCATCCGGGGGCTCGGCGAGGACCCCGAGGGCGAGGACTTGGCCTACGCGTGGGCGCCCGAGAAGGGCCGCATCATCGGCGAGGGCCAGGACGTCCTCTGGCAGGCGCCCGAGGACTGCGACGAGCCCGTCGTCATCCGCGGGAGCGTCAGCGACCCCCACGGGGCATCGGCGGGCGCCACTACCATCCTTAAAGTGTTTTGCCCCGAGATTCCAACACCTATCGACCGCGTGTTCTTCGAGTTCGACCGCTACAGCATCACGGAAGAGGCGACCGTCGTCCTGAACCGCATCGCGAAGCAGCTTCTGGACAACCCCAGACTGTGGGTGTACATCAATGGATACACCTGCAACATCGGCAGCGACGCCTACAATTTGGCCCTCTCGAAACGGCGCGCGGAGATGGTCAAGCAGGACCTAGTGCGCCAGGGCGTCCCGCGGGGCCGCATTACGGCGATTGGCCGCGGCGAATCGAATCCGGCCTTCGACAACTCGGTCGAAGAGACGCGCCGCTTCAACCGCCGCGCCGAGTTCCAATTCTCCGAATAA
- a CDS encoding phenylalanine--tRNA ligase subunit beta: MRFSYNWLREYVEISATPPALGEALTMLGFPLDGLEADGGDALLDVDITTNRPDVMNHVGLAREIAAKYALSLKAPSPRSFKPKDNVSVTVEAPDLCPRYSARLVRGLRNAPAPAWMRERLERAGMRPINGVVDVTNYVLFELGQPLHAFDFSRLREGRVVVRRAREGEAMAMLDGQERKFSSSALVIADAKAPVALAGVMGGAESEVGAATTDVLLESAHFDPLSVCRTARTLGLKTEASLRFERGADFGITMHALDRTCELLLENFGGEVVGEADVVAKSLSAREVSLRCERLKAFLGSAPGLERRWVGELFGRLGFEVLEEKDDVMHLRVPTFRSDVEREEDLFEEVARHYGYDRIAPELPALAEPGAGVLREEKLERAARQAVVEAGYQEVVSYSMVDAKREELLGSDSRDLVSLANPLSEEIAVLRRSLYQGLLDSLARNLNRGARDVRLFEMGATFSLPKSSDDLADESPALAAVACGASAPRQWRREPEEIDFYDVRAVVERLFERLRLSPAVGFRRASHPLYHPHRCAEIFLSSAPEGSGEERVGECGELASRVTRAWDIEVPVYAFHVALARVWERAWPSVVFAPVSRLNPLRRDMSFLADAALPFARVDAMLKSTRWPDVRRIDVVDVYEGSSLPKGRRSLTLEVEFQPEARTLSEADVAGVMRRIAEALEKELGLELRGML; this comes from the coding sequence ATGCGCTTTAGCTACAACTGGCTTCGAGAGTACGTCGAGATTTCCGCGACGCCGCCCGCCCTCGGAGAGGCGCTCACCATGCTGGGCTTTCCTCTCGACGGGCTGGAGGCGGACGGCGGGGACGCGCTCCTCGATGTGGACATCACGACGAACCGCCCCGACGTGATGAACCACGTGGGGCTCGCGCGGGAGATCGCCGCGAAGTACGCGCTTTCGCTCAAGGCGCCGTCGCCGCGCTCTTTCAAGCCGAAGGATAATGTTTCGGTCACCGTTGAGGCCCCCGATTTGTGCCCGCGCTACTCGGCGCGCCTTGTGCGCGGCCTGCGGAACGCTCCCGCTCCCGCGTGGATGCGCGAGCGGCTCGAGCGGGCCGGGATGCGCCCCATCAACGGCGTCGTGGACGTGACCAATTACGTCCTGTTCGAGCTGGGTCAACCGCTTCACGCCTTCGATTTTTCCCGCCTGCGCGAGGGGCGCGTCGTCGTCCGCCGGGCGCGCGAGGGCGAAGCGATGGCTATGCTCGACGGGCAGGAGCGGAAATTCTCCTCTTCGGCGCTCGTCATCGCCGACGCGAAAGCCCCCGTGGCACTTGCGGGGGTGATGGGGGGAGCGGAGTCGGAAGTCGGGGCGGCGACGACGGACGTCCTTCTCGAAAGCGCCCATTTCGATCCGCTCTCCGTCTGCCGCACTGCGAGGACGCTCGGCCTCAAAACCGAAGCCTCGCTCCGCTTCGAGCGCGGTGCCGACTTTGGCATCACGATGCACGCGCTAGACCGGACCTGCGAGCTTCTTCTGGAAAACTTCGGCGGCGAAGTGGTCGGCGAGGCCGACGTCGTCGCAAAATCCCTTTCCGCGCGGGAGGTTTCCTTGCGTTGCGAGCGCTTGAAGGCGTTCCTCGGGTCCGCCCCGGGCCTTGAGCGCAGGTGGGTGGGGGAATTGTTCGGGAGGCTCGGATTCGAGGTGCTCGAAGAAAAAGACGACGTGATGCACCTGCGCGTTCCGACGTTCCGGAGCGACGTGGAGCGGGAAGAAGATCTCTTCGAGGAGGTGGCGCGGCACTACGGCTACGACCGCATTGCACCCGAGCTTCCCGCCCTCGCCGAGCCCGGCGCCGGCGTTCTCCGCGAGGAGAAGCTGGAGCGCGCCGCCCGGCAGGCCGTGGTCGAGGCCGGTTACCAGGAAGTCGTGAGCTACAGCATGGTGGACGCGAAGAGGGAAGAGCTTCTTGGAAGTGATTCCCGAGACCTCGTGTCTCTCGCCAATCCGCTTTCGGAAGAAATCGCCGTTCTGCGCCGAAGCCTCTACCAGGGGCTCCTCGATTCGCTTGCGCGGAATCTCAACCGGGGGGCGCGCGACGTGCGGCTGTTCGAGATGGGCGCGACGTTCTCCTTGCCGAAGAGCAGCGACGACCTGGCCGACGAGTCGCCGGCGCTTGCGGCGGTGGCCTGCGGCGCAAGCGCCCCCCGGCAGTGGCGCCGCGAGCCTGAAGAGATAGATTTCTACGACGTTCGGGCCGTGGTCGAGCGCCTCTTCGAGCGTCTGCGCCTCTCCCCCGCGGTCGGGTTTCGCCGGGCCTCCCACCCCCTTTACCACCCGCATCGCTGCGCCGAGATTTTTCTCTCCTCCGCGCCGGAGGGATCTGGAGAGGAGCGGGTGGGCGAGTGCGGCGAGCTCGCCTCGCGCGTGACGCGGGCGTGGGACATCGAAGTTCCCGTGTACGCCTTTCATGTGGCGCTTGCGCGCGTGTGGGAGCGGGCGTGGCCTTCCGTCGTGTTCGCTCCCGTGTCGAGGCTCAATCCGCTCCGGCGCGACATGTCGTTCCTGGCGGACGCCGCGTTGCCTTTCGCCCGCGTGGATGCTATGCTGAAGTCTACGCGCTGGCCGGACGTGCGGCGCATTGACGTGGTGGATGTTTATGAAGGATCGAGTCTTCCGAAAGGCAGGAGAAGCCTTACGCTTGAGGTGGAGTTCCAGCCGGAGGCGAGAACCCTGAGCGAGGCGGACGTCGCGGGCGTGATGCGCCGCATCGCGGAGGCTCTTGAGAAAGAGCTGGGGCTCGAATTGCGGGGAATGCTGTGA
- a CDS encoding glycosyltransferase family 39 protein yields the protein MKTWSRRDKRLVALVLALGLVLRLVPALTLPPPPIGGDAVVYEAVAWNLANGRGYTMDEAPPHRPNLFRPPSYPFFIASVYALAGRQPKAVWIAQGILDAITCTLVFAMARRLFASRPLALASLALAACLLPSQVYARYLIPDTFAAFLLALLAWLWLQGKRKGPKHGLALGLVSGVLAYARLEFLLFPVAIGAWLWIEKRQWRFPVWLAVGWLAVVVPWTVRNAWSAGAWTPAARGNVGAALWVGTWGEEGRLWTEEMRGGAMTYVLPPEAYDSPGEGRRARAAVHAFRKFVCEDPDAKFEGRNPGAVLRDMALERIRRNPLKWLRLRFKEAPLLWRPPFANWGDWVANPFALNAFFGWTFFALTVGCIALAWRDPKYHPLWVPVVYYALAHFPFHTEFRYGATMYPLVMLLSVGFFHELRERRAPAWAYALTGRKNRAKA from the coding sequence ATGAAAACGTGGTCGCGGCGAGACAAGAGACTGGTGGCGCTCGTCCTCGCGCTGGGGCTCGTGCTCCGGCTCGTCCCCGCCCTCACGCTCCCGCCGCCCCCCATCGGCGGTGACGCAGTGGTGTACGAGGCCGTCGCATGGAACCTGGCCAACGGGCGGGGCTACACCATGGACGAAGCGCCACCCCACCGCCCCAACCTCTTCCGCCCACCCTCGTACCCCTTTTTCATAGCCTCGGTTTACGCGCTGGCGGGACGCCAGCCCAAAGCGGTATGGATCGCCCAGGGCATTCTCGACGCGATAACCTGCACGCTGGTGTTCGCCATGGCGCGGCGGCTGTTCGCCTCGCGGCCGCTCGCGCTCGCGAGCCTCGCCCTCGCCGCCTGCCTCCTGCCGTCGCAGGTCTACGCGCGCTACCTCATTCCGGACACGTTCGCCGCGTTCCTCTTGGCGCTTCTCGCCTGGCTGTGGCTTCAAGGCAAGCGGAAAGGCCCGAAGCACGGCCTCGCCCTCGGACTTGTGAGCGGCGTTCTGGCCTACGCGCGTCTGGAGTTCTTGCTTTTTCCCGTCGCAATCGGCGCATGGCTGTGGATAGAAAAGCGCCAGTGGCGCTTTCCGGTGTGGCTCGCCGTCGGGTGGCTCGCCGTGGTCGTCCCCTGGACGGTGCGAAACGCCTGGAGCGCAGGGGCATGGACGCCAGCCGCGCGGGGAAACGTGGGCGCGGCCCTCTGGGTGGGAACCTGGGGCGAGGAGGGACGGCTGTGGACCGAGGAAATGCGCGGTGGCGCCATGACCTATGTTCTTCCGCCTGAGGCGTACGACAGCCCCGGGGAAGGGCGGCGGGCCCGTGCGGCCGTCCACGCCTTTAGAAAGTTCGTTTGCGAAGATCCCGACGCGAAGTTCGAGGGGCGCAACCCCGGCGCCGTGCTTCGGGACATGGCGCTCGAGCGCATCCGCCGAAACCCACTCAAGTGGCTTCGCCTGCGCTTCAAGGAAGCGCCTCTCCTCTGGCGGCCTCCTTTCGCCAACTGGGGCGACTGGGTGGCCAACCCCTTCGCGCTCAACGCGTTTTTCGGCTGGACGTTCTTTGCGCTCACTGTCGGATGCATCGCCCTCGCTTGGCGCGACCCGAAGTATCACCCCCTCTGGGTGCCCGTCGTGTACTACGCCCTTGCGCACTTCCCCTTCCACACCGAGTTCCGCTACGGCGCGACCATGTATCCGCTCGTGATGCTCCTGAGCGTCGGCTTCTTCCACGAGCTCCGGGAGCGTCGAGCCCCAGCATGGGCCTACGCCCTGACGGGCCGAAAAAACCGCGCCAAGGCCTAG
- a CDS encoding cell division protein ZapA, whose translation MPEGRLVTVEIFGQTYRLRGVHDAEALERLASYVDGKMNAVADQMQVSDTIKIAILAALNIADEYFQALERSGEPQDAQAVEEKIEEINHILDSCLEE comes from the coding sequence ATGCCAGAGGGACGCTTGGTGACGGTCGAGATTTTTGGACAGACGTACCGGCTGCGCGGCGTGCATGACGCCGAGGCGCTCGAGCGCCTTGCTTCTTACGTGGACGGTAAGATGAACGCCGTCGCCGACCAGATGCAGGTTAGCGACACGATTAAAATTGCCATTTTGGCTGCTTTGAACATTGCGGACGAATACTTTCAGGCGCTTGAGCGTTCCGGCGAACCGCAGGACGCCCAAGCCGTCGAGGAAAAAATCGAGGAAATTAACCACATTTTGGATTCTTGTCTGGAAGAATAG
- a CDS encoding N-acetylmuramoyl-L-alanine amidase: protein MEANDMRSDALAPGQTVRVPRALLLAAFVDEEAAPSGEEPLVLGEGHPELGYGEDARGPFAVYRLKQGEALYSAVVVRFTGLLSADEVNQTALKIARRSGIEDVTAIPVGFAVKIPLDLLLAEYLPEGHPRRAEYEEIQTSAARYRSRAVTENLEGVYVFLDAGHGGIDSGAAHHGVWESDYVYDIMCRVHRLLGETAKATVIPVVRNRERKYRPVDRERLSRSKATEVLTTPPFRYTSRSERSMFVNLRWYVANDHARALRKRGVSEDRLVFLSLHADALHTAVRGAMVYIPGARYVSSTISKRGRPYSKYREVRSHPYVRVNHKDKVKSQGYSNGFAQTLVRELRRRKLRVHPHNPVRDAIVRTRGRPWVPAVLRNNTVPTKILLETVNLANRKDAELMRKPSFREAMAEAIVEALRAHYAGGRGKRAA, encoded by the coding sequence ATGGAAGCGAACGACATGCGAAGCGACGCCCTCGCGCCCGGGCAGACGGTGCGCGTCCCGAGAGCGCTGCTGCTTGCGGCGTTCGTGGACGAGGAGGCGGCGCCCTCCGGGGAAGAACCGCTCGTCCTGGGCGAGGGGCACCCAGAGCTCGGCTACGGCGAGGACGCGCGTGGGCCTTTCGCGGTCTATCGTCTCAAGCAGGGCGAGGCGCTCTATTCCGCCGTCGTGGTGCGCTTCACGGGGCTCCTTTCCGCCGACGAGGTCAACCAGACGGCCTTGAAAATTGCCAGGCGGAGCGGCATCGAGGACGTGACGGCCATCCCCGTCGGCTTCGCCGTGAAGATTCCGCTCGACCTGCTCCTCGCCGAGTATCTTCCCGAAGGCCATCCCCGCCGCGCCGAATACGAAGAGATTCAAACAAGCGCCGCGCGCTACCGCTCGCGCGCCGTCACGGAGAACCTCGAAGGCGTCTACGTCTTCCTCGACGCGGGGCACGGGGGCATTGACAGCGGGGCCGCGCACCACGGCGTGTGGGAAAGCGACTACGTTTACGATATCATGTGCCGCGTCCACCGCCTCTTGGGCGAGACGGCGAAGGCCACGGTCATCCCCGTCGTCCGAAACCGCGAGCGCAAATACCGTCCCGTCGACCGGGAGCGCCTGTCGAGGAGCAAGGCGACGGAGGTGCTCACGACGCCTCCGTTCCGCTACACTAGCCGCTCGGAGCGCTCCATGTTCGTGAACCTGCGGTGGTACGTGGCGAACGACCACGCCCGGGCGCTCCGCAAGCGCGGCGTCTCCGAGGACCGCTTGGTCTTCCTGAGCCTTCACGCCGACGCGCTTCACACCGCGGTGCGGGGAGCAATGGTCTACATTCCGGGTGCGCGCTACGTGTCCTCGACGATCAGCAAGCGGGGGCGGCCCTATTCGAAGTACCGCGAAGTGCGCTCGCACCCCTACGTCCGCGTGAACCACAAGGACAAAGTCAAATCGCAGGGCTACTCGAACGGCTTCGCGCAGACGCTGGTGCGCGAGCTGCGCCGGCGCAAGCTCCGCGTCCATCCCCACAATCCCGTGCGCGACGCCATCGTCCGCACGCGGGGCCGCCCGTGGGTGCCGGCGGTGCTTCGAAACAACACCGTGCCCACGAAAATTCTTCTTGAAACCGTCAACCTCGCCAACCGCAAGGACGCCGAGCTCATGCGAAAGCCGTCCTTCCGCGAGGCGATGGCCGAGGCCATCGTCGAGGCGCTCCGCGCGCACTACGCGGGCGGCAGGGGCAAGCGCGCCGCCTAG
- a CDS encoding DUF3552 domain-containing protein, with protein sequence MAEAFIVGAGFAVLLAAAYLGVWYVRRWLRERDALARDRRLMEEERRRSMEEGQAFLARMEEEGKAALQQARERMLEDIRQRRDKLFAKEKALARREKDLRLRAQFVAQKEAALQNQEETLSARQDALGAREAAQGAKSEKLRARLEQAAGLGAKQAHQELLRHMERDARRTLDEVLERWGSEVRAEARSRAREIIASALAQEAPEAAVYHATLTLPLPNEEMKARIVGRDGRNVRTFERLTGVEVFVNDLPHAPPTPGPAVMLSCYHPRRRAVAQRAMERLIESSRIYPTSIEEAVEEARRAVEEGVEEDGKVFAERLGVDDVPSEALRLLGELRFYLEHGCDLASHTWDVTRLASRMATELGADASFARRVALLHDIGKVSGERTLRGTAAERAVEVLRRCGEPERIQRAVANVLDRDAPLLGVEEAVVRTAHGLVEGRPGATDDALQKCFERMQAMEAAAREVAGKGVEAFAFRTGHEIHLFVAPKRLSDAHLPVLANTVARTLGEQFPDFRPIRVSAFREVRAASAAL encoded by the coding sequence ATGGCGGAAGCATTTATAGTCGGTGCGGGCTTTGCGGTGTTGCTCGCCGCGGCCTATCTGGGCGTGTGGTATGTGCGCCGCTGGCTCAGGGAGCGCGACGCGCTGGCCCGCGATCGCCGCCTCATGGAAGAGGAGCGCCGCCGCTCCATGGAGGAAGGACAAGCTTTCCTGGCGAGGATGGAGGAAGAGGGGAAGGCGGCGCTTCAGCAGGCGCGCGAGCGCATGCTCGAAGACATCCGGCAGCGCCGCGATAAGCTCTTCGCGAAGGAGAAAGCCCTCGCGCGCCGGGAGAAGGACCTGCGGCTTCGCGCCCAGTTCGTGGCGCAGAAAGAGGCGGCGCTTCAGAATCAGGAGGAGACTCTCTCGGCGCGCCAGGATGCCCTGGGGGCGCGCGAGGCGGCCCAGGGTGCGAAGTCGGAGAAACTGCGCGCCCGTCTTGAGCAGGCCGCGGGGCTTGGCGCCAAGCAGGCGCACCAGGAGCTTCTTCGGCATATGGAGCGCGACGCGCGCCGAACCCTGGACGAGGTCCTTGAGCGGTGGGGGAGCGAGGTGCGCGCCGAAGCGCGCTCCCGCGCGCGCGAAATCATTGCTTCAGCACTGGCCCAGGAAGCACCCGAAGCAGCGGTGTACCATGCGACGCTCACGTTGCCTCTTCCGAACGAGGAGATGAAGGCGAGGATCGTCGGCCGCGACGGGCGGAACGTCCGCACCTTTGAGAGACTGACGGGCGTCGAGGTGTTTGTTAACGACCTTCCGCACGCCCCTCCGACGCCGGGTCCGGCCGTCATGCTCTCATGCTATCATCCGCGGCGCCGCGCCGTGGCGCAACGCGCCATGGAGCGCCTCATCGAGAGCAGCCGAATCTATCCGACTAGCATTGAAGAGGCGGTTGAGGAAGCCCGCCGCGCCGTCGAGGAGGGCGTGGAGGAGGACGGAAAGGTGTTCGCCGAAAGACTCGGCGTGGACGACGTGCCTTCCGAGGCGCTACGGCTACTCGGGGAACTTCGGTTTTACCTCGAGCACGGCTGCGACCTGGCGTCTCACACGTGGGACGTGACACGCCTGGCCTCCCGCATGGCGACGGAGCTGGGTGCAGACGCCTCCTTCGCGCGGCGGGTCGCACTCCTTCACGACATCGGCAAGGTGTCGGGCGAGCGGACGCTGCGAGGCACGGCCGCGGAGCGGGCCGTGGAGGTGCTGCGGCGCTGCGGCGAGCCGGAAAGAATTCAGCGGGCCGTCGCGAACGTGCTGGACCGCGACGCGCCTCTCCTGGGCGTGGAGGAAGCGGTGGTCCGGACGGCGCATGGGCTCGTCGAGGGACGCCCCGGGGCGACCGACGACGCTCTGCAAAAGTGCTTTGAGCGCATGCAGGCCATGGAGGCCGCCGCGCGGGAAGTCGCCGGCAAGGGCGTCGAGGCCTTTGCCTTCCGCACCGGCCACGAGATACATCTTTTCGTGGCCCCGAAGCGTCTCAGCGATGCTCACCTGCCCGTACTCGCGAACACGGTCGCCCGGACTCTCGGCGAGCAGTTCCCCGATTTCCGCCCCATCCGCGTAAGCGCATTCCGCGAGGTGCGCGCCGCAAGCGCGGCGTTGTGA
- a CDS encoding methionyl-tRNA formyltransferase, which translates to MKLVFFGTPEFAVPSLRALLESGHAVVRVITQPDEPKGRGRRLAPPPVKVAAQEAGVPVLQPAGLDESLLPGQVDAAVVVAYGKIIPESLLKIPRRGFVNVHASLLPKYRGAAPVSWAIRNGESVTGVTTMRMAKSLDTGDILLQKECEISPRETAGELHDRLAETGAGLLVETLRQWEAGALAPKPQDDSQATYAPKLTKRDGLVPWDRSARAVDCHVRAMTPWPGAFGYLEGRIVKILRGLPAERAIEEASGPSAAGEILALEADDLLVRCGEGAYRVEQIQPEGRRAMSGREFLAGRPKVIGQRFEGKAPS; encoded by the coding sequence ATGAAGCTGGTCTTTTTCGGCACACCCGAATTTGCCGTCCCCTCGCTTCGAGCCCTGCTCGAAAGCGGCCATGCGGTCGTCCGGGTCATCACGCAGCCCGACGAGCCGAAGGGGCGGGGGCGCAGGCTCGCGCCGCCGCCCGTCAAGGTAGCGGCGCAGGAGGCGGGCGTTCCCGTGCTCCAGCCAGCGGGGCTGGATGAATCCCTTCTGCCGGGGCAGGTCGACGCCGCCGTGGTGGTCGCGTACGGAAAGATTATTCCCGAGTCACTTCTGAAAATCCCGCGGCGGGGCTTCGTCAACGTCCACGCCTCGCTCCTGCCCAAGTACCGGGGCGCCGCGCCCGTCTCCTGGGCGATTCGCAACGGGGAATCCGTCACGGGCGTCACCACGATGCGGATGGCGAAAAGTCTCGATACCGGCGACATCCTCCTTCAAAAGGAGTGCGAGATCTCTCCCCGCGAAACGGCGGGGGAGCTTCACGACCGCCTGGCGGAGACGGGAGCGGGGCTTCTCGTGGAAACGCTTCGGCAGTGGGAGGCGGGCGCGCTCGCGCCCAAGCCGCAGGACGACTCGCAGGCCACCTATGCCCCTAAGCTCACGAAGCGGGACGGCCTCGTGCCGTGGGACCGAAGCGCCCGCGCGGTGGACTGCCACGTGCGCGCCATGACGCCCTGGCCGGGCGCTTTCGGCTATCTCGAAGGCCGCATCGTCAAAATTTTACGCGGTCTGCCCGCCGAGCGTGCGATAGAGGAAGCGTCGGGGCCGTCCGCGGCGGGCGAAATTCTCGCCCTCGAGGCCGACGACCTTCTCGTCCGTTGCGGCGAGGGCGCATACCGGGTGGAGCAGATACAGCCCGAGGGGCGCAGGGCGATGTCGGGGCGCGAATTTCTCGCTGGCCGCCCGAAAGTCATAGGCCAGCGCTTTGAGGGAAAAGCGCCTTCGTAA